From the genome of Fusobacterium varium, one region includes:
- the yxeI gene encoding Penicillin V acylase and related amidases, with the protein MKISIMILGIIFMLISTFSYACTGITIKTSDNKMIQARTIEYGEGDLNSKIVISPREKDFQSLTPDGKIKGHKWKAKYGFVGIAIISDLFIGEGINEAGLNAGLFYFPHYGSLTKYNEKISKESVTDMQLVTWMLSNFSTVKEVKEGLKKIKVINIGNDENGLPLPTAHWRIADASGENIVLEIINNGEIKIYDNEIGVLTNSPDYEWHLKNLNNYINLYSGNAKNYTMNNHKIFSFGAGTGALGLPGDITPPSRFIRAFYYLNTMKSSDTAQEGIQGAFHILNNFDIPIGTEYPSEHKENIPKNLLSATQWTSVCNITDKEFYYKTMYNSQIRKIDLKKIDFTNIKYQVLPLDKNFEENILEINIK; encoded by the coding sequence ATGAAAATAAGTATTATGATACTTGGAATAATTTTTATGCTGATTTCTACATTTTCCTATGCTTGTACAGGAATAACTATAAAAACTAGTGATAATAAAATGATTCAAGCTAGAACTATTGAATATGGAGAAGGTGATTTAAATAGTAAAATTGTAATCTCTCCTAGAGAAAAAGATTTTCAATCTCTAACACCTGATGGAAAAATAAAAGGACATAAATGGAAAGCTAAATATGGCTTTGTTGGAATTGCTATTATTTCAGATTTATTTATAGGAGAGGGAATTAATGAAGCTGGTCTTAATGCTGGACTTTTCTATTTTCCTCATTATGGAAGTCTTACAAAGTATAATGAAAAAATTTCAAAAGAATCTGTAACAGATATGCAGTTAGTAACTTGGATGCTTTCAAATTTCTCAACTGTTAAAGAAGTAAAAGAAGGCTTAAAAAAAATCAAAGTAATAAATATAGGTAATGATGAGAATGGTCTTCCCCTTCCTACAGCTCATTGGAGAATTGCAGATGCCTCTGGAGAAAATATAGTTCTTGAAATAATTAATAATGGAGAAATTAAAATATATGATAATGAGATAGGTGTTTTAACAAATTCACCTGATTATGAGTGGCATTTAAAAAATTTAAATAATTATATTAACCTTTATTCAGGAAATGCAAAAAACTATACAATGAATAATCATAAAATATTTTCATTTGGTGCAGGAACTGGAGCTTTAGGGCTACCTGGAGATATAACTCCACCTTCAAGATTTATTAGAGCTTTTTATTATTTAAATACAATGAAATCTTCAGATACTGCTCAAGAAGGAATACAAGGAGCTTTCCATATACTAAATAATTTTGATATTCCTATTGGTACTGAATATCCTTCTGAACATAAAGAAAATATTCCTAAAAATTTATTAAGTGCAACTCAATGGACATCAGTATGTAATATAACTGACAAAGAATTTTATTACAAAACTATGTATAACAGCCAAATAAGAAAAATAGACTTAAAAAAAATAGATTTTACAAACATAAAATATCAAGTACTCCCTTTAGATAAAAACTTCGAAGAAAATATTTTAGAAATAAATATAAAATAG
- a CDS encoding site-specific tyrosine recombinase XerC — protein sequence MDKRGQEVRYINPNDLAQLRKYFKTNKKIVMLSLINIGVNVGLRISDLSKIKFENINPDYTIKLREKKTKKIRKIKFNLICQKAIEDLKKYYEELGYSSEKGFLFKSLNRKYVKELYDKPISNVGISKYFNKAKKDLNISYPIGTHSLRKTWGHRVYKSTLDIAIVMSILNHSSAEQTLKYIGIEEDRINEIYENFKI from the coding sequence ATGGATAAAAGAGGACAAGAAGTTAGATATATAAATCCTAATGATTTAGCACAATTGAGAAAATATTTCAAAACCAATAAAAAAATAGTAATGCTTTCATTAATTAATATAGGAGTAAATGTTGGATTAAGGATTTCTGATCTTTCAAAAATAAAATTTGAAAATATAAATCCTGACTATACAATAAAACTAAGAGAGAAAAAAACGAAAAAAATACGAAAAATTAAATTTAATCTAATCTGCCAAAAAGCAATTGAAGATTTAAAAAAATATTATGAAGAACTTGGATATTCTTCAGAAAAAGGATTTTTATTTAAGTCATTAAATAGAAAATATGTAAAGGAATTATATGACAAACCTATTTCTAATGTTGGTATTTCCAAATATTTTAATAAAGCAAAAAAAGATTTAAATATCAGTTACCCTATTGGAACTCATTCTCTTAGAAAAACATGGGGACATAGAGTTTACAAAAGCACACTTGATATAGCAATAGTGATGTCTATTCTTAATCATTCTTCAGCAGAACAAACATTAAAATATATTGGAATAGAAGAAGATAGAATAAATGAAATTTATGAAAATTTTAAAATATGA
- the yxeP_1 gene encoding Uncharacterized hydrolase YxeP produces MKEKIEQLAEKHLERIMEIRRELHRFPELGFKEFKTAEIIKKELDRIGIPYESEIAVTGIVGLIKGKKEGKTVLLRADIDALPIDEESRCEFKSEIAGNMHACGHDGHAAGLLGAAMILNELKDEIAGNVKLVFQPAEEGPGGAEPMIKAGILENPKVDAAFGCHIWPAYKAGQILIKDGDMMSHTTSFDIMIQGVGGHGSQPEKTVDPIIIGSQIVTNFQNIISRNISTLKPAVLSCCSIKAGETYNVIPDKLTIKGTIRTFDEELTNEIVDRMECIIKGITNSYGASYIFDVNRMYPAVKNNHEMFEFSKETLGKIVGEENVIVMEEPLMGSEDFSYFGKKVPSNFFLVGVRDTQEDIESMLHHPKLLWNEKHLKISAKALAQLAVDFLNK; encoded by the coding sequence ATGAAAGAGAAGATTGAACAATTAGCAGAAAAGCATTTAGAAAGAATAATGGAAATAAGAAGAGAACTTCATAGATTTCCAGAATTGGGATTTAAAGAATTTAAAACAGCAGAAATAATAAAAAAAGAATTGGATAGAATAGGAATTCCATATGAAAGTGAAATAGCTGTAACAGGCATAGTGGGACTTATAAAAGGGAAAAAAGAGGGTAAAACAGTCCTATTGAGAGCAGATATAGATGCACTACCTATTGATGAGGAGAGTAGATGTGAATTTAAATCTGAAATAGCAGGGAATATGCATGCTTGTGGACACGATGGACATGCAGCAGGACTTTTGGGAGCAGCAATGATTCTGAATGAATTGAAAGATGAAATAGCAGGAAATGTAAAGCTTGTATTTCAACCAGCAGAAGAAGGACCAGGGGGAGCTGAACCTATGATTAAAGCTGGAATACTTGAAAATCCAAAAGTAGATGCAGCATTTGGGTGTCATATATGGCCAGCATATAAAGCAGGTCAGATATTAATAAAAGATGGAGATATGATGTCCCATACAACTTCTTTTGACATAATGATACAAGGTGTAGGAGGACATGGATCACAACCAGAAAAAACTGTAGATCCAATTATAATAGGAAGCCAAATAGTAACGAATTTTCAAAACATAATAAGTAGGAATATATCTACACTTAAACCAGCAGTTTTGTCTTGTTGCAGTATAAAGGCAGGAGAAACATATAATGTAATTCCTGATAAACTTACAATAAAAGGGACTATAAGAACATTTGATGAGGAATTAACAAATGAAATTGTAGATAGAATGGAATGTATTATAAAAGGAATTACAAATTCTTATGGAGCTTCTTATATATTTGATGTAAATAGAATGTATCCAGCAGTAAAAAATAATCATGAGATGTTTGAATTTTCAAAAGAAACATTAGGAAAAATAGTAGGAGAAGAAAATGTAATAGTGATGGAAGAGCCTCTTATGGGATCAGAAGATTTTTCATACTTTGGGAAAAAAGTACCTTCTAATTTCTTCTTAGTAGGAGTAAGAGATACTCAAGAGGATATTGAATCTATGCTTCATCACCCTAAATTATTATGGAATGAAAAACATTTAAAAATAAGTGCAAAGGCTCTTGCACAATTAGCAGTGGATTTTTTAAATAAATAA
- a CDS encoding H+/gluconate symporter and related permeases — translation MLFNPVILSVLTMIILCLLKLNVIFSMLIAALIAGITSGMGMSETMKILIGGMGGNSETALSYLLLGTLAVAINSTGVASIISKKIAGIVSGRKQLLLLLIAGLACFSQNLIPVHIAFIPILIPPLLKLMNKLKLDRRAMACSLTFGLKTPYVVLPVGFGLIFHTIVKDQISANGYSIELGEVWRSTWILGVAMVIGLLVAIFVTYRKDREYQDLPLKGMEEVDSDKMEKTHWITLIAALTAFGIQLYTGSLPLGALTALGIMMAFKVVKWSELDGVLNDGLLIMGLIAFIMLVAAGYGRVIRETGAIETLVTGVVGICDGNKAIASLAMLTVGLFITMGIGTSFGTVPILATIYVPLAIEMGYSPAAMIVLITAASIIGDAGSPASDSTLGPTSGLNADGQHEHIRNTCIATFVHFCIPLFIAGFVGSLIF, via the coding sequence ATGTTGTTCAATCCAGTAATACTATCAGTTTTGACTATGATAATTCTTTGTTTACTCAAATTAAATGTAATTTTTTCTATGCTCATAGCTGCTTTAATAGCAGGAATAACTTCTGGAATGGGAATGTCGGAAACTATGAAGATATTGATAGGAGGTATGGGAGGAAATTCAGAAACAGCATTGAGTTATCTCTTGCTTGGAACATTAGCAGTAGCTATAAATAGTACAGGAGTAGCCAGTATAATATCTAAAAAAATAGCTGGAATAGTAAGTGGAAGAAAACAGTTGCTTCTTTTATTAATAGCAGGATTGGCTTGTTTTTCACAAAACCTTATACCAGTTCATATAGCATTTATTCCTATATTGATTCCACCTCTATTAAAACTAATGAATAAGTTAAAGTTGGATAGAAGAGCAATGGCATGTTCTTTAACATTTGGATTAAAAACTCCATATGTAGTATTGCCAGTAGGATTTGGACTGATATTTCATACAATAGTAAAAGATCAGATATCGGCTAATGGATATAGTATAGAACTTGGAGAAGTTTGGAGGTCTACTTGGATATTAGGAGTAGCTATGGTTATTGGATTGCTTGTAGCAATATTTGTTACTTATAGAAAAGATAGAGAATATCAAGATCTACCTCTAAAAGGTATGGAAGAAGTAGATAGTGATAAAATGGAAAAAACACACTGGATAACATTAATTGCAGCATTAACAGCTTTTGGAATACAGTTATATACAGGTTCTCTTCCGTTGGGGGCATTGACAGCTCTTGGAATAATGATGGCTTTTAAGGTAGTAAAATGGAGTGAACTAGATGGTGTATTGAATGATGGACTGCTTATAATGGGATTAATAGCATTTATTATGCTGGTCGCAGCAGGATATGGAAGAGTAATTAGAGAAACTGGAGCTATAGAAACTCTTGTAACAGGAGTAGTTGGAATTTGTGATGGAAATAAGGCAATAGCTTCTTTGGCTATGCTTACAGTAGGACTTTTCATAACAATGGGTATAGGGACATCTTTTGGTACAGTGCCAATACTGGCAACTATTTATGTACCTCTTGCTATTGAAATGGGATATTCTCCAGCTGCGATGATAGTTCTTATCACAGCTGCATCTATAATAGGAGATGCAGGATCCCCTGCTTCAGATTCAACATTGGGACCAACCTCGGGATTGAATGCAGATGGTCAGCATGAGCATATAAGAAATACTTGTATAGCAACATTTGTTCACTTTTGTATACCATTATTTATAGCAGGATTTGTAGGAAGTTTAATATTTTAA
- the hupB_1 gene encoding DNA-binding protein HU-beta — translation MKEIEFIREYRKKRELKNLQVAKEKVEIFWENLADILKEEEKLIFKGWGSFEVKEVKERIFNNPRTKKSEKIPATNKIVFKQGKILKRKFNEKV, via the coding sequence ATGAAAGAAATAGAATTTATAAGAGAGTATAGGAAAAAAAGAGAATTAAAAAATTTACAGGTAGCAAAAGAGAAGGTAGAAATTTTTTGGGAAAATTTAGCAGATATTTTAAAAGAAGAGGAAAAACTCATTTTTAAAGGATGGGGAAGTTTTGAAGTAAAAGAGGTAAAAGAAAGAATATTTAATAATCCAAGAACAAAAAAATCAGAAAAAATACCTGCAACAAATAAAATAGTATTTAAACAGGGAAAAATTCTAAAAAGAAAATTTAACGAAAAAGTATAA
- a CDS encoding Integrase core domain, translated as MSKINNRYSKEFKLAVVKRYLEGNGGYLTVAKEMNVKNDSQVAAWVKKFKLLGETAFDFETRGKVKGPIKGRPRTKFNSLEEEIEYLRMENEYLKKLRAQQKSKKINTFQIIDEMRKKYSLSSLCRFAECSRSGYYKWKNRTRTLSKRAEQNIEITALILECHKKIKGIYGVGRLQIYVNKNTNYQVNHKRIYRIMKENGIKSVIRKKYRYRHYQPARVAQNILNREFNETQPLKVLTMDTTYIEILGTRNFLYLNAVKDISNKEIVAYELSLSNNAELVDKTLEKLFKLPLAKNCLIHTDQGSTYTREKYIQRLESHGTRVSMSRRGNCWDNALIESFFSHLKSEALYLNKVSNMETTIEIVKNYIDFYNNERIQKKLNGLSPVEYRIQTI; from the coding sequence ATGTCTAAAATTAATAACAGATATTCTAAAGAATTTAAATTAGCTGTAGTTAAGCGATATCTTGAAGGAAACGGTGGATATCTGACTGTAGCTAAAGAAATGAATGTTAAGAATGATTCCCAAGTTGCTGCTTGGGTAAAAAAGTTTAAATTACTTGGAGAAACTGCCTTTGATTTTGAAACTCGTGGTAAAGTTAAAGGTCCCATCAAAGGAAGACCAAGAACTAAATTTAATTCTCTTGAAGAAGAGATTGAGTATTTGAGAATGGAGAATGAGTATTTAAAAAAGTTACGGGCTCAGCAAAAAAGTAAAAAAATTAATACATTTCAAATCATTGATGAGATGAGGAAAAAATATTCTTTAAGCTCATTATGTCGTTTTGCTGAGTGTTCAAGAAGTGGATATTACAAATGGAAAAATAGAACTAGGACTCTCTCTAAAAGAGCTGAACAAAATATAGAAATAACAGCGCTAATACTTGAATGTCATAAAAAGATAAAAGGTATTTATGGCGTTGGAAGACTTCAAATTTATGTAAATAAAAATACAAATTATCAAGTAAATCATAAAAGAATATACAGAATTATGAAAGAAAATGGAATAAAATCCGTCATTAGAAAGAAATATAGATATAGACATTATCAACCAGCTAGAGTAGCTCAAAATATTTTAAATCGTGAGTTTAATGAAACTCAACCATTAAAGGTTTTAACTATGGATACAACATATATCGAAATACTTGGAACAAGAAATTTTTTGTATTTAAATGCAGTAAAAGATATTTCAAATAAAGAAATTGTAGCTTATGAATTAAGTTTAAGCAATAATGCTGAACTTGTAGATAAGACTTTAGAAAAACTTTTTAAACTTCCACTAGCTAAGAATTGTTTAATCCATACCGATCAAGGAAGTACATATACTAGAGAAAAATATATTCAAAGATTAGAAAGCCATGGGACAAGAGTTTCAATGTCTAGAAGAGGTAACTGCTGGGATAATGCACTTATTGAATCATTCTTTAGTCACCTTAAAAGTGAAGCATTGTATTTAAATAAGGTATCAAATATGGAAACAACAATTGAAATAGTGAAAAATTATATAGATTTTTACAACAATGAAAGGATCCAAAAAAAATTAAATGGTTTGAGTCCAGTAGAATACCGAATTCAAACCATTTAG